The Pan troglodytes isolate AG18354 chromosome 17, NHGRI_mPanTro3-v2.0_pri, whole genome shotgun sequence genome includes a region encoding these proteins:
- the LOC134808663 gene encoding putative protein FAM157B isoform X1: MVPEAARGKVFQDSQEGAHIRRETVSKSVCAEPWRHQRARDPAPTNFPLRCQKQRGASTSSGQHEGHVNLVFFIDSPTVIAVPDLQCRTKYSGLLH, translated from the exons GTATTTCAGGACAGCCAGGAGGGGGCGCACATCCGCCGAGAAACTGTGAGCAAGAGCGTCTGTGCTGAACCATGGCGCCACCAGAGGGCGCGCGATCCCGCGCCAACCAACTTCCCGCTGAGGTGCCAGAAGCAGCGAGGAGCTTCAACTTCCTCAGGGCAGCACGAGGGTCATGTTAATTTGGTGTTCTTCATTG ATTCCCCAACAGTTATTGCCGTACCAGATTTGCAGTGTCGCACAAAATACTCCGGTCTATTGCACTGA
- the LOC134808663 gene encoding putative protein FAM157A isoform X2 has protein sequence MVPEAARGKVFQDSQEGAHIRRETVSKSVCAEPWRHQRARDPAPTNFPLRCQKQRGASTSSGQHEGHVNLVFFIGCWNVIRVNVWSLLQCPETER, from the exons GTATTTCAGGACAGCCAGGAGGGGGCGCACATCCGCCGAGAAACTGTGAGCAAGAGCGTCTGTGCTGAACCATGGCGCCACCAGAGGGCGCGCGATCCCGCGCCAACCAACTTCCCGCTGAGGTGCCAGAAGCAGCGAGGAGCTTCAACTTCCTCAGGGCAGCACGAGGGTCATGTTAATTTGGTGTTCTTCATTG gttgtTGGAACGTAATAAGAGTTAATGTGTGGTCTCTGCTGCAGTGTCCTGAAACAGAGCGCTAA